One Tribolium castaneum strain GA2 chromosome 6, icTriCast1.1, whole genome shotgun sequence genomic window, aattgagCATAAGAGTACCTAATAGTGGTATGTGTTATGTAAtattcagtaaaataaaaacctcaaTGTATATGTCTTACTAATCAGTACACGACAAGTTTTCTTCAAGATTTTGTTATAGTACTTTCCgtgaaagtaaaataaattatattcaaGTTACAATTACGATTGTTATAGCAGCGGTGCAATATatttatacacagggtgttaggAAATGGCTATTTTGTACATGAGTGTGTTatgatcagacgagttaaatACTCTTATgtcattttctcaaaaagtgTACACTTTcttcaagaatttttatttacccaTCTGTTGAGAGTCACTGACTTACtcactggcaattccgacttactaactggcaattccgacttagtaacTGGCTCGGTCCAACTAAAACCGCTCGTTGCGCCACCTACCTGTAAAGGGTGAGTGTGCTCTTGGCGTCCTCCGGTTGGCTCTTTTTGGACTTCCGTCTTGACAAACTCCCCGGTAAGCTCGACGGTTGCATTTCCACACTTTTTTTGGGCTTTTGCGTGGGAGACCTCGGCAGGGACTTCCGCCTGTTGTTCTCCTTGCCCTTCTTTCCCTTCCTCGGCGACGTCTGATTGGTCGAGTGCTTGCCAAAGTCGCAGCTGGACTCATCACTGGTGGCCTTGTTCTCCGCTTGGTGTCCATACACCCCTGCTTTCTTAATCTGGTAGTGCTTTTTGTGCGTTTGCATCGGACTCCTCGTCCTCGACTTGGCCCGTTTGGGCTTTTCGTTGGAAGGCGACGGTTTGAGTGTGGCTTGGTGTTTGATATCGAGAGTGAACGGCCGTCTTTGTTGCCATTTCGTGTCGTTGGTGGGCGAGGGCGATTCGTACCGGACTTCATCCTTTGAAGGCACTTTGGTACTGCGTTCGAGAAGGTCGGGACACGACCCATCCACGCTGTAACTTCCATACGACGAACTCGACTCGGACGGAGTTGAGCGGCCGGTACGCACCTCAGGCACGGGAGTGGTCGACATGCTGGGAGGCTCCTCCACCGGCGGCGAGAACGACGGCACCACCATATCCTCGCCGAAGATGTCGCCCTTGCTGCTCTCGAACGAACTCTCCTGGAGGTGCGCCTGCAGGTTGTAGAAGTCCACCCGCGTGGAGCCGCTCTTCCGGGAGCTGTCTGTGCCGGAGTTGGCGGTGATGTAGTCGTCGGTGGTGGTGCTCTCGGATACGTCGGTGTTGGTTTTGCAGGAGTCGGTTCGAGCGAGCAGCAAGTCGGGGACTACGGCCGGGAGGGGCGACTCGGCGGGGGTTTCTGGGGTTTTGCGGCGCCACGAAGGCGATAAGTTGCGACCGGGGGTCAAGTACTGCTTCGGTTTCTCGATTATGATGCGGGGGGATGTCTCACCCTGAAGCCCAGCTATGAAATATGAGGGGTTAAGTTGGGTACGAACCTGTTCAACGAACTCTTCCTCCAAGGCTTCGGTGTCCATGGACGACCTTTGCTGGTGTTGCATCATTAGGAGGTGTTTGCGGCGGGAAGATGGCGTTAGCAGAATGGCGGAGCCGGGGGACGTCACCGAAGTCATCTCGGAGCTGCTCAAGGCGGTACCGTTGTCAGTACCCGAGTCGACTTGGAGGACAGTCGCCTGGGATTCGTTCCAAATACCATCAGAATGGTCCCTGGGAACAACAAGTGGTACCAATGCTTCGACAAGTAGTACCTGAAACCATACCTGACGTCATTCGTAAGAGAGTCATTGGAGGCGAAAGGCGAGAGCTTCCTGTCGGGCAAAAGACACACCGACGGTACCACACATTCATCACTTGGCGAATATTCGACCGAATCCTGCCGCATGTACATCCGGTTGTAGATGAGGTTTTCGTGAAACTCCTCATCGATTGAATCTTGCGTATGGAAATTGTTGTCGTCGAACGATAGGGAGGAGTAGACGTTGGTGTCCCCCAGCTGCCTACAAATCCCCTCGTGTCTGATTGGCGCCTTTTGAAAGTAGGGCGTGAAGCTGCGCTCCTCCTCGCTCACCACGATATGCTCGTGACTGTAGGACACCATCTGCTTGTCACTCACCACCGGAACCTCGATCTTGAGCGTCTTCCTCTGCTCGAGCAGCATCTCCCCGTCGGAGACGGTCTTGGTGAGTGGCCTTTTGGCCACCTTCCCCGTCGGTACTTGCGGCTTAAAATCGATAAAAATCTCTTTTTTCGATTCGGAATCTTCCGATTCGTGATCGGATCGCGACAGGGAGGAGGAGTCACTCGGGAGATGCGGAGGAGACGTTACGATGAAGGGGGAGCGGGGAGGTTCGTCCGATTGGGTGCGTTGGAGGGGCTCGTGATCGGCGATTGTTTCAAATGGGGGAAAGTCACTTTTGAATTTAGTGCCGGCCTCGGAGAAGGATTTGATGAGTTTGCGACCGTTGATGAGGAAACCGTTGGTTTGGGCGCCTTGACTTACCATTTTCacctattacattttttcaataaaaaagtcacaaaaaaatttaataacccACCCTGTGAATGGTACGGGGGCTGAGGTTGATGTTACCGGGCGGGAGGGGCTTGCGACCGAGACAGGCCTCGGTCTGAGTGGCTTGGGTCTTCATGGGGGCCCGTTTCACCTTGTCTAAAATTGAGCGATAGTCAACCAACAATTCACGTGTTTGTTTAGTTGCATAGCTACCGATGATTAAAAGATTGTCGGAGGGTTCCGGTTGACGCGTTATCGGAAGTCCTTCCGCTTTTCGAACGTCGAGGAGGCGCTCTTGACTCCGGGTCATCCGGTTCAAGTGACTCGAGGAGGAGCTCAAGGAGGCCATGGCGTCGTCGAACGAGGCCATGGTGTGCGATCGGGCGAAACTTACGtgctttttgctaaaaacaatcaaaaaacaatgctagaggaaaaacattatttggGCCCACCTGGGTGCCGGCGGCGAGGCTGCAGGCGGGTTGGGATGGTAGGGTTCGAGTATGCTTTTAGGCTTCTCCATGCGGACCGACTCGTCGTCGGAGGGCATCCAGGTGTACCTGCTGGGGTCGGTGTGGACCTTCCGGCGGAAGTAGGAGCTCTTGAGGTCCTCGTCGTACCGGTATATTTCCGGTGCTAGGGGCCCCCACGGGTACCTAAACTcgcaaattcaaatttcgcGCCGTGAGTTTAGTTTAGGCTTGCCTGCTGCGTCTCGGGTAGGGGGCGTAGTCGGCCGGATGTCTTCGGTACAAGTCGTAGAGGTTCTCGTCGGATGGTACTTTCTGGCGAACACAGGCGGTGAGGAAAGAGGCGCGGTTTGAGCAAGGGGAGCTTTGGTGCGATGAGAGGCAACCGAAGAGGCTCTGGCGGTCGGATTCGAGGGCCCCCA contains:
- the LOC658297 gene encoding uncharacterized protein LOC658297, giving the protein MEHTGYLGNSRVVLNHYDVSTQADIQHVALTYESEDEIMGRPHRSRRGTAHYSKQDIREQYCISDRGLGALESDRQSLFGCLSSHQSSPCSNRASFLTACVRQKVPSDENLYDLYRRHPADYAPYPRRSRYPWGPLAPEIYRYDEDLKSSYFRRKVHTDPSRYTWMPSDDESVRMEKPKSILEPYHPNPPAASPPAPSKKHVSFARSHTMASFDDAMASLSSSSSHLNRMTRSQERLLDVRKAEGLPITRQPEPSDNLLIIDKVKRAPMKTQATQTEACLGRKPLPPGNINLSPRTIHRVKMVSQGAQTNGFLINGRKLIKSFSEAGTKFKSDFPPFETIADHEPLQRTQSDEPPRSPFIVTSPPHLPSDSSSLSRSDHESEDSESKKEIFIDFKPQVPTGKVAKRPLTKTVSDGEMLLEQRKTLKIEVPVVSDKQMVSYSHEHIVVSEEERSFTPYFQKAPIRHEGICRQLGDTNVYSSLSFDDNNFHTQDSIDEEFHENLIYNRMYMRQDSVEYSPSDECVVPSVCLLPDRKLSPFASNDSLTNDVRDHSDGIWNESQATVLQVDSGTDNGTALSSSEMTSVTSPGSAILLTPSSRRKHLLMMQHQQRSSMDTEALEEEFVEQGETSPRIIIEKPKQYLTPGRNLSPSWRRKTPETPAESPLPAVVPDLLLARTDSCKTNTDVSESTTTDDYITANSGTDSSRKSGSTRVDFYNLQAHLQESSFESSKGDIFGEDMVVPSFSPPVEEPPSMSTTPVPEVRTGRSTPSESSSSYGSYSVDGSCPDLLERSTKVPSKDEVRYESPSPTNDTKWQQRRPFTLDIKHQATLKPSPSNEKPKRAKSRTRSPMQTHKKHYQIKKAGVYGHQAENKATSDESSCDFGKHSTNQTSPRKGKKGKENNRRKSLPRSPTQKPKKSVEMQPSSLPGSLSRRKSKKSQPEDAKSTLTLYSPSKRHSPDTAKLKALSAESLRSVSPGSDSVFYSDPSSHTADHQVHCLHCGKEVDIVTTDDPDKSLSSNGTQDIVQPPAGFEDSPRAKHPPGRLYKKLDRRFRSEDRQADYRRQKRYKPDVRAKSEERGAKTYRAKLRPMAKSTDNSQEVLKATDSSPSVLPGAPEDEDDQGVYDVPYMEGCWIYVDEREEVQRSKGCTPTEQEPPRRDSVSSTESEQEFRKRYQAVTHRMVHRKSCLEMYKRQTSRSFDEYLDGTYSRKNETVIKSFRCGGALTMALGTSLPPDDQLRTKLEEILKLMLVIWCRENQALNLVANQKNECDKTVVVHRESGEFGFRIHGSKPVVVSAIEPGTPAETSGLEVGDIVLAVNGVSVLDKSHSEVVKIAHAGSDTLSLEVARTCYALNSPHDEHSTALYSGYLWKLSGYASGNLSNKWIRRWFCLKQNNCLYYYKTDSEKQPVGVVMLFDHEVRKQSDDEEGVSKNHRFVIYKPEAVPLHLAADNGTALNRWYDVISRAISDSQTVDEFLEKTKKNLTLAPNSISNPDCFGYLVKLGTQWKSWSKRYCVLKDACLYFYQDAGSKCAFGVAYLQGYRVQQSITGNKKHAFEIIPPDPSKKHFYFHTESDADRKRWIAALEYSIDRWLKIQ